Proteins from a genomic interval of Anolis sagrei isolate rAnoSag1 chromosome 1, rAnoSag1.mat, whole genome shotgun sequence:
- the MEA1 gene encoding male-enhanced antigen 1, with amino-acid sequence MALEPVVALTMGPERICPNEHEELGLQETPDGTPDPAGEWSSEEPEDEEDESNNSYLYQPLNQDPDQGPAAVEETAPSTEPALDINERLQAMRLHLPDPPVDSDEEEGSAAQSSHSSIPMDPEHVELVKRTMAGIKLPTLAIPAWANEISDDQWQDMVQRTLQARQSGSKPEWK; translated from the exons ATGGCCTTGGAGCCAGTGGTGGCACTGACAATGGGCCCAGAGAGGATCTGTCCAAATGAGCACGAAGAGCTGGGGCTGCAAGAGACACCTGATGGAACCCCTGATCCTGCTGGAGAGTGGAGTAGTGAAGAGCCTGAAGACGAAGAAGATGAAAGCAATAATAGTTATTTGTACCAGCCCCTGAACCAAGATCCGGATCAAGGACCAGCAGCAGTTGAAGAAACAGCACCCAGCACAGAGCCAGCCCTTGACATCAACGAGCGACTTCAG GCAATGAGATTGCACTTGCCAGACCCACCTGTGGATAGTGATGAAGAGGAAGGATCTGCAGCTCAAAGCAGTCATAGTTCTATCCCGATGGATCCAG aacatgtggAGTTGGTGAAAAGGACGATGGCTGGAATCAAGCTTCCTACACTGGCAATTCCTGCGTGGGCCAATGAGATCTCGGACGATCAGTGGCAGGATATGGTTCAGCGAACACTGCAAGCCAGACAGAGTGGCTCCAAGCCAGaatggaaataa